The Thermogemmatispora onikobensis genome contains the following window.
GAAGTCGCGGTCGGTGTCATGCTTGATGCGCTCCAGGGGCTGGCCAGTATGTAGCTGAATGATCTCGTTGAGCATGTCGCGAGTATGGAGCATTTCGCGGGCATGGATCTCGATGTCACTGGCCTGGCCGCTGACGCCGCTGGCAGTCCACGGCTGATGCAGATGGATGCGGGCATGCGGCAGGGCCCGACGCCGTCCACGGTCCCCTGCCATCAGCAGGATAGTACCAAAGCTGGCGGCATAGCCGACACAGGTGGTGGCGATGGGGCAGGGCAGCATACGCATGGTATCGTAAATGCCCAGTCCAGCGGTAATGACCCCGCCCGGTGAGCTGATGTAGAGGTTGATCTCTCGCTCGCTGCTCTCGGCAGCCAGAAAGAGGAGTTGGGCAATGACCAGTCCGGCCATTTGTTCCTCGATCGGGCCGTTGATCAGAATGATGCGCTCTTTGAGCAGACGAGAGTAGAGATCGTAGGCGCGCTCTCCGCGTCCCGTGGCTTCGATGACGGTCGGTACGTAAAGGGTAGCACTCATAACAACTGGTCCTTTCTCACGGTTGCCCTCTGTCTGGTCTTCGTTCCTTTGCAGCTTACTCTTCTCCGGCTGCCTCTCGCCTTGATTCGAGGAGGCGGCGTACAAAGTAGTAGTGCAGCTGGGTGCCGCTTCCGCTGGCGCGCTCGTCGACAATAGCCTGGAGCAGCCAGCCCTCTTGCCCAAGCCTGGCCAGGCTGGCCTCGGAGAGCAGTGGCTCTTTGCGCAGATCAAGGCTGATGAGACGATACTCCCAGCGGGGAGGCTCCAGCTGGTGCTCTTCATAAACAATGGGAATATGCAAGGTTGACTGGATGTGTTCTTGTGTATATGACAGGAAGAGAGCCAGAGGACGTGGTAGCATGCGGATACTCCTTTCTCTTCTCTGATGCGACGTCGGCCTGCCTGGTCAGGTTCGGTTCAGGTTTCCGCCTCGCCTGCTCCTCCCCTGCTGCGACCGGCAAGCCGGAAAGGGGAGGACACCTTGAATATAGCAAAGTGGAGGGGTATAGTGATAGCAAAAAGCGATGCTATCAGCATAGCTGTCCGCCAGGCTATGCTATCAGCATAGCTGTCGAAAGCGGCAGAGAGGCCACAGACTCCTCTGCAAAGGAGGAGCGCAGAAAGGAGCGTGGGGATGGCCGATCTTCAAGAGACGCTCGGGAAGGTGATTCGCCGGGCGCGCCAGCAGCGCCGGCTGACGATGCGCGAGCTGGGAGAGCGCGCTGGTCTCTCGGAGATCTATGTCGGTGAAATTGAGCGCGGCCAGAAGTATCCCTCGGCCCGGGTACTGGAGAGTGTGGCAGCGGCCCTTGATCTGGAGGTCGCCGAGTTATTGGAGCTGGTTGCTACCGAGCTGCGCGAAGCCTCGGCGGCAGCCCGCGGCGGAACCGGTGGCCTCGGCTTCGGCTTCGGGAGACCGGAGCCTGTTCGCAGCAGCATCGGCACTCAGGAGAAGGGAGCCGCGTCCAGCGAACCATTGGCAGCTCAGCAGGTGTTGACGATGGCCAGCTTCAGTTCCCTGTTGCTGGCCGGACGGCTGGGAGAGGCGGCGATCCGGCGCTCACGCCGCTAAGCCAGGATACGTGCTTCGGCTCGCAACAGAGGAGGGCTCACAGGCGCAGACGGTCTGGCGCTACCCTCCTCTGTTGTGTTTCGCCGGAAGGCAAGCCTTGCCTTGCATCAGCTTTGCATGGTGACCACAGTGTGGCAGAGGGACCGGGCGCGGCTGTGCAGGTGCTGGCGAGCTGGCCTGACGTGACAGCGGGCGCTAGAGGCTAGATGAGAAGAGTAAAGCCCCTTTCCGTCACGAGCGCCACCAGCGGCGCGGTCGATGGGCATAGCTGCCACGACGATAGTAGTAGGGAGAGAGGCGACGATAGGCGAAGGCACTCCAGATGAAGACCAGGACCGCCGCCGCCAATACCGACGTTACCAGCGGAACGCCATTGAGGTATGGCTCACCACTGATGTGCCAGTGGAGGACACCATCAACCAGAAAAATGGCCAGCAGGCCCAACAGAATGGCCCCAACAATGCCACCAGGGGCGTGACGACGAGCGATGAATTCTCCCACTACTCCAACAATAGCGGCAATGATAACCCAGATGATGAGCTGCTCCAGGCTGATAGTCATGTTGACATGCACCTCCTTGTTTGAGCCGGTCTCGCCCGGCTTTCCCTGGATGCTCGCTTCTACAGCATCTGGGTAAAACACGTGCTTCCCGCGCCGCGGGTTTCAGGCCGCCCAAGCCAGGAACGCTCTTTGCCGGCCCGCACCCCTCTCCCGCAGAGGGAGAACGCAGACCAGACTGCCTCGCTTTGTGCTCCTCTCCCCCTTATGGCTATAGGAATTCGTGGCCGTGAGCCAGGAGAACGGCCCGCGCGGCTTCTAGCTGCGGCTCGCGCACTAAAAGATAGTCGGTATCGTAGGTAGAGAGCGCAAAGACCGGAATGTGGGCCTCGGCCAGTGGCTTGAGCAGCGTGGCGAGTATCCCAGTCAAAGCAAAATCAAGGGGACCCACGACCTTGAGGGCGGCCCAATCTGACGCACAGGGTACACCTTCGGGCACCCACGCTTGAGGGCAAACCACCGACAGCTCATCGGCGGTCCAGGTGAGCGCTAGCAAAGCCTGCCGTTCCAGGCCGGCGGCAGAGAGCCAGCCCGGCAGCGGACTGTCAGGAGCGAGGCGGCAAATCGCCAACTGGCGCGCAGCTACCTGCAACTGCATGGGCATCTGTCCTTTCTCATCTCTCGCTGGCACCAGTTCGGGCCACCATCCTACCTCTAGCAAGGCCCAAATGGCGGCCCGTCCAGCAGAGCCTTTCTGCATGAGAACTGGACCTACGATAGCATAGCCTTTCGGTCCTGTCCAGGCACGCTCGCCCCTTCCGTTGGATTGCAAGCAAGCAGCATCGATGTTATAGTAGTAAGAGAAAGGAAAGCTGCATAGCTGTACAGGTTTTACGAAGACGAAAGGAGTAAGCCGGGATGGCCACTCGTCCGCGAGGGAGCGAGACAAGGGGGAGCGCCGAGGTGGCAGATCTCTGCCAGGTGCGCGCGGTGCATCCTGAGCAGGTCGAGGCGGTACGACAAAGCTTGCTGCCCCAGGAAAGTGCAACGCGCACAGCAGCCCTTTTTGCCGTTCTCAATGATCCGACGCGCTTGCAAGTGCTCTTTGCTCTGCTGCACGCGCCAGCTGGCGAGCTTTGCGTGTGCGATTTGGCTGCCGGCCTTGGTCGGGATGATACGACCATCTCGCATCAGCTACGGGTGCTACGCACGCAAGGCATTGTGAGTATGCGCAAAGTCGGACGAGTGGTTTACTACCGTCTCGTCGACGATCATGTCCGTCAATTGCTTGAGTTGGGCCTGGCCCATGCGAGCGAGCCGGCAGGAGGGTCACCCGCTCCATTTTCCAGGGTGGAGGTTTCCGCATGACCATGTTTCTCGGTCATCGTGAAGAGCCTGCAATGAAGCAGAAGAACAAGGGAACGCTTCTTGAGCGGGTGGGAAAGGGAAAGACCAATCGCTATCACGAGAGCTATCATCACAGCCACGCTCATACTCACGCCCATCATGCTCATCATGAGGGGATGCCGCGGCGGAGCCTCCGTCTGGCCTTTCTGTTGACCATAGTGATCCTGCTCAGCCAGCTTGTGGGTGGCCTCCTGGCCAATTCGCTGGCCCTCTTTTCGGAGGCCGGCCATGTGGTGACGGACCTCTTTGCGCTGGGTCTAGCCTGGTTCGCGGCGGTCCAGGCGGAGCGGCCCGCAAATGCACGCCGCACTTTCGGCTACCATCGCGTCGGTATTCTGGCCGCCCTGATTAATGCGGTGACGCTGATTGCGATTGCAGTGGGAATTCTTATCGAGGCGGTTAGTCGCCTGCGCCACCCGGCTGAGGTGCAGCCGCTGGCGATGTTCGTGACGCCCTTGATCGCCATCGCTATCAATCTCTTTATCAGCACTGTACTCCAGCGCAATGGCCACCATAATCTGAATACGCGCGCGGCGCTGCTGCACGTGCTCGGCGATGTGGGCGCCTCGCTGGCGGTCATCGCCGGTGGCCTGGTGCTCCTGGCAACCGGTTGGAACGCCGTCGATCCGCTGCTGTCAGTGGGGATCGCCCTGTTGCTTGCCCTGGGCGCCTGGCAGGTCGTGCGCGAGGCGACCGATATCCTGCTGGAAGCGGCACCGCGTGGTCTTTCGGTGACTCAGCTCGCTCACGATATGCTGCAGGTCGAGGGCATCCGCGAGGTTCACGATCTGCATGTCTGGACAATCGCGAGCGGGATGCCAGCGCTGGCCTGCCATGCGACAATCGAGGATGGGACTCCAGCCCGCAGCGCTTCGATCCGCCGTGCGCTGACGCAGATGCTGATGGAAAAGTACCATATCGATCACGCGACGATCCAGTTCGAGTCGGAGAAGGATCGCCAGAGCTGTTGCCACGGTCAGAGCCTCTACTGTTGCCTCGATCCTTCACGGCGCCCGCGTCAGCCGCAGGCCGCAGCCGAGGAGTAAGTGCGGGGTCAGAGCACTGGCCACGGGACTTCCAACATGGATGGCTGCCCATAAGGAGGAGCCTGGGGCAGGGAGAGAGGGCCACACGCCAGGTCAGCTCAGCGGTCTTCCAGGTAATCGGCCCCTGCCGCCAGCGAGGAAGGAGCGTTGACGGGCTTCCGTTGCCCCAGGAGTAGAAAAGTCATGAGGGCCCCCAGGCCAAGCAAGGCGATGATACTGGCCATCGGTAGGGCTGTCTGAGATCCCGCGATGCCAACGAGCGGCGAGGCCAGCGCGCCCAGGACAAATTGTAGTAAGCCAAGGAGGGCAGAAGCGCTACCGGCAGAGTCTGGATGGTCGGCCAGGGCTAAAGCGGCTGCATTGGGGAATACCATGCCCTGGCTGGCCACAACGACGAAGAGGGCTGGTAGAATGCCGATTAATCCAAGACCACTGATGACCGCTAAGAAGAGACCTCCTCCGCCGAGAGCTACGGCTATTAAGGCTCCGGCCAGCAGTTTGCGCGGCTCTACCCGTCCAACAAGCCGGCCATTGATCTGCCCTACGATGGCGATACCCAAGGCATTCGCCCCAAAGACCAGGCTGAAAGCCTGGGGCGAGAGACCATAGATCTCCTGGGTGACAAAGGGAGAACCAGAGATGTAGGCGAACATGGCCGCCGCCGAGAGACCTCCAGAAAGGGCATAGCCCAGAAAGATTTTGTCTGTGAGCAGGCGGCGAAAAGTGCCAAGGGTTATCTCTAGCTTGCCACTTTGCCGTCGTTCCGGCGGCAGGCTCTCAGGAAGCCCCAGGAGAGCCGCAACCCAGATCAGGACAACGAGCAGGGCAAGCAGGAGAAAGATACCACGCCAGCTCATGAGGCGCAGCAGGAACCCGCCAATGAGCGGGGCCGCAATGGGAGCGATACCACTCACCAGCATGAGCATGGAGAAGAAACGGGCCAGGGCAATTCCACTGTATTTGTCTCTCACTGTGGCTCGGGCAATGACGATACCCGCCGCTCCTGCCATTCCCTGGATAAGTCTCAGGCCAATCAGCAGCGTGATCGATGGGGCCCCAGCACAGCAGAGCGAGGCAAGTATGTAGGCCAGGAGTCCAATCAGGAGAGGGCGTCGCCTTCCAAAGCTATCACTCAGCGGACCCGCCAGTATCTGACCAAGGGCTAGCCCAACAAGACAGGCGCTTAAGGTAAGTTGGGCCTCCGAGGCGCTCGCACCCAGGTCCCGGCTGAGGAGAGGCAGCGCGGGTAGATACATGTCTATCGACAGCGGGCCAAAGGCCGAGAGCGACCCCAGAATGATGATGAGCAGGATGTAACGCCATCCCACGTCAGTTTCCACTCGCTGCCTCGACTGCTCCCTCTCGTTAATTGACGGCTGTCTCATTCGCTCGCTTGCTCACAACATATATATTTATCTATTTATAGGA
Protein-coding sequences here:
- a CDS encoding ArsR/SmtB family transcription factor; amino-acid sequence: MATRPRGSETRGSAEVADLCQVRAVHPEQVEAVRQSLLPQESATRTAALFAVLNDPTRLQVLFALLHAPAGELCVCDLAAGLGRDDTTISHQLRVLRTQGIVSMRKVGRVVYYRLVDDHVRQLLELGLAHASEPAGGSPAPFSRVEVSA
- a CDS encoding ACT domain-containing protein codes for the protein MPMQLQVAARQLAICRLAPDSPLPGWLSAAGLERQALLALTWTADELSVVCPQAWVPEGVPCASDWAALKVVGPLDFALTGILATLLKPLAEAHIPVFALSTYDTDYLLVREPQLEAARAVLLAHGHEFL
- a CDS encoding helix-turn-helix domain-containing protein, with amino-acid sequence MADLQETLGKVIRRARQQRRLTMRELGERAGLSEIYVGEIERGQKYPSARVLESVAAALDLEVAELLELVATELREASAAARGGTGGLGFGFGRPEPVRSSIGTQEKGAASSEPLAAQQVLTMASFSSLLLAGRLGEAAIRRSRR
- a CDS encoding cation diffusion facilitator family transporter, producing MKQKNKGTLLERVGKGKTNRYHESYHHSHAHTHAHHAHHEGMPRRSLRLAFLLTIVILLSQLVGGLLANSLALFSEAGHVVTDLFALGLAWFAAVQAERPANARRTFGYHRVGILAALINAVTLIAIAVGILIEAVSRLRHPAEVQPLAMFVTPLIAIAINLFISTVLQRNGHHNLNTRAALLHVLGDVGASLAVIAGGLVLLATGWNAVDPLLSVGIALLLALGAWQVVREATDILLEAAPRGLSVTQLAHDMLQVEGIREVHDLHVWTIASGMPALACHATIEDGTPARSASIRRALTQMLMEKYHIDHATIQFESEKDRQSCCHGQSLYCCLDPSRRPRQPQAAAEE
- a CDS encoding ATP-dependent Clp protease proteolytic subunit; translation: MSATLYVPTVIEATGRGERAYDLYSRLLKERIILINGPIEEQMAGLVIAQLLFLAAESSEREINLYISSPGGVITAGLGIYDTMRMLPCPIATTCVGYAASFGTILLMAGDRGRRRALPHARIHLHQPWTASGVSGQASDIEIHAREMLHTRDMLNEIIQLHTGQPLERIKHDTDRDFFLSAAEAVEYGIIDEVLEPPIKEAKGSSAL
- a CDS encoding Bcr/CflA family multidrug efflux MFS transporter, whose amino-acid sequence is MRQPSINEREQSRQRVETDVGWRYILLIIILGSLSAFGPLSIDMYLPALPLLSRDLGASASEAQLTLSACLVGLALGQILAGPLSDSFGRRRPLLIGLLAYILASLCCAGAPSITLLIGLRLIQGMAGAAGIVIARATVRDKYSGIALARFFSMLMLVSGIAPIAAPLIGGFLLRLMSWRGIFLLLALLVVLIWVAALLGLPESLPPERRQSGKLEITLGTFRRLLTDKIFLGYALSGGLSAAAMFAYISGSPFVTQEIYGLSPQAFSLVFGANALGIAIVGQINGRLVGRVEPRKLLAGALIAVALGGGGLFLAVISGLGLIGILPALFVVVASQGMVFPNAAALALADHPDSAGSASALLGLLQFVLGALASPLVGIAGSQTALPMASIIALLGLGALMTFLLLGQRKPVNAPSSLAAGADYLEDR